AGCAGCTCCAGAGTGGCGGCGTGGGGATGGCCGATGGCCAGCGCGCTGCCGTTGCGCCGCGCCAGCCCCAGCAGCCGCTGGAACTCGCGGCGCACACCCTCCGGTGTCGGCTCGGCGTCGAGGAAGACATCACGCGACACGCTGGGGATGGCATTTTCGTAGGCCAGCAGTTGGGCGACGGTGTGCCGGGTGGTGCGACTGTCGACGAAGAACATGCCCTCGCGGCGCTGCAGTGCGCGCATCAGCCACAGCATATGTCCGGGGTGGCGGGTGAGCAGGCTACCCATGTGGTTGTTGACCCCCACGGCGTACGGCACCCGGGCGAGATCGGCCGCCAGGGTCGCGTGCAATTCCTCCTCGGTCATGTCGAGCGTCAGCCCCCCCTGATCCAGGGGCCGGTCCTCGACGGTGGCCATGGGCAAATGCAGCATGACCTCCTTGTCACGGCGG
The window above is part of the Gammaproteobacteria bacterium genome. Proteins encoded here:
- a CDS encoding divergent polysaccharide deacetylase family protein, whose product is MTAGHGRRVRRPWPSSAAAAGLMALLPAWLTAAGHLPAVPEPRPATVPEIAIIIDDMGTRLDAGRRVIGLPGPVTCAFLPYAPHTAALARQAHRRDKEVMLHLPMATVEDRPLDQGGLTLDMTEEELHATLAADLARVPYAVGVNNHMGSLLTRHPGHMLWLMRALQRREGMFFVDSRTTRHTVAQLLAYENAIPSVSRDVFLDAEPTPEGVRREFQRLLGLARRNGSALAIGHPHAATLELLEQELPRLEGVRLVPISRLVERQHEREHLWRASLSP